One window of Candidatus Sulfotelmatobacter sp. genomic DNA carries:
- a CDS encoding stalk domain-containing protein, with translation MIRAAIVALALSLTAPAPAADAIVHLSFDGRPVDRGGGIAVNRGGVIYADVVDLSKAFDGLLTVHGRSVVVTVKSTTATFTEGSRQATVQRTPLALRGVPFRRNGDLYVPLGAFVQRVAGARLRFDARHRRALIQVNANPLS, from the coding sequence GTGATTCGAGCCGCGATCGTCGCGCTGGCGCTGAGCCTGACGGCACCCGCGCCGGCGGCGGACGCGATCGTGCACCTCAGCTTCGACGGCCGGCCCGTCGACCGCGGCGGTGGGATCGCCGTCAACCGCGGCGGGGTGATCTACGCCGACGTGGTCGACCTCTCCAAAGCCTTCGACGGGCTGCTGACCGTCCACGGGCGATCGGTCGTCGTCACCGTCAAGTCGACGACCGCGACGTTCACCGAGGGCAGCCGCCAGGCGACCGTGCAGCGCACGCCGCTCGCGCTGCGCGGCGTACCGTTCCGCCGTAACGGCGACCTCTACGTGCCGCTCGGCGCGTTCGTGCAGCGGGTCGCCGGCGCGCGCCTGCGCTTCGACGCGCGCCACCGACGCGCGCTGATCCAAGTCAACGCGAACCCGCTGAGTTGA
- the phoU gene encoding phosphate signaling complex protein PhoU: MRTAYHQALENTRLDVVRLGALVCDAIRAATQALERRDVVLAGRVVAGDDEIDETRRRVEAACIELIWKQQPVAGELRQIAGMLQIVTDLERIGDYAVDIAKNAIKLSDVAVRPASIEVGRIAALAYEMLVDVMRAYREGDSALADAVIERDDQVDSLYRSSIDSLQKEMQQDPATVPAGTLLLFVVSIVERVGDRAQNIAWHTKEAYG, translated from the coding sequence ATGCGTACGGCCTATCATCAGGCGCTGGAGAATACGCGCCTCGACGTCGTCCGGCTCGGAGCCCTTGTCTGCGACGCCATTCGGGCGGCGACGCAAGCGCTCGAACGACGCGACGTCGTGCTCGCGGGGCGCGTCGTCGCCGGCGACGACGAGATCGACGAGACGCGCCGCCGGGTCGAAGCGGCGTGCATCGAGCTGATCTGGAAGCAACAGCCCGTCGCCGGTGAGCTGCGGCAGATCGCGGGTATGCTGCAGATCGTGACCGACCTCGAGCGGATCGGCGACTATGCCGTCGATATCGCCAAGAACGCGATCAAGCTCTCCGACGTGGCCGTGCGGCCGGCGTCGATCGAGGTCGGCCGCATCGCCGCGCTGGCGTACGAGATGCTGGTCGACGTGATGCGCGCCTATCGCGAGGGCGACAGCGCACTGGCCGACGCGGTCATCGAGCGCGACGATCAAGTCGACTCGTTGTATCGCTCGAGCATCGATTCGCTGCAGAAGGAGATGCAGCAGGATCCGGCCACCGTGCCGGCCGGCACGTTGCTGCTGTTCGTCGTCTCGATCGTCGAGCGCGTCGGCGACCGCGCGCAGAACATCGCCTGGCATACGAAGGAAGCCTACGGGTGA
- a CDS encoding enoyl-CoA hydratase-related protein, whose amino-acid sequence MQTIELTRDGAVATVTLNRPQVLNALNLQLLGELTEVLDELANDVTVRAVILTGAGPKAFAAGADIGELNALADARAGEAQARRGQALTRAFERMRPPVIAAVNGFALGGGCELAMACDMRIASENAKFGQPEVNLGILPGYGGTQRLTRLVGEGMAMYMCLSAEMIDAATALRVGLVHKVVAPDELLPEATRLATVIAGKAPLAVAAAKRAIVEGADLGLDAALALEAFLFGQTVATQDFREGSRAFLDKRPATFTGN is encoded by the coding sequence ATGCAAACGATCGAGCTGACCCGCGACGGGGCCGTCGCGACGGTGACGCTGAACCGGCCGCAGGTTCTTAATGCTCTTAACCTTCAGCTGCTCGGTGAGCTCACCGAGGTGCTCGACGAGCTCGCGAACGACGTCACCGTGCGCGCGGTGATCCTGACCGGCGCGGGGCCGAAGGCGTTCGCGGCCGGCGCCGACATCGGCGAGCTCAACGCGCTCGCCGACGCGCGAGCCGGCGAGGCGCAAGCGCGCCGCGGCCAAGCGCTGACCCGCGCGTTCGAGCGCATGCGTCCGCCCGTCATCGCGGCCGTCAACGGCTTCGCGCTGGGCGGCGGGTGCGAGCTGGCGATGGCGTGCGACATGCGCATCGCGAGCGAGAACGCGAAGTTCGGTCAGCCCGAGGTCAACCTCGGCATCCTGCCCGGCTACGGCGGGACGCAGCGCCTCACGCGCCTGGTCGGCGAGGGGATGGCGATGTACATGTGCCTGTCCGCCGAGATGATCGACGCGGCGACGGCGCTGCGGGTGGGCCTGGTCCACAAGGTCGTCGCGCCGGACGAGCTGCTGCCCGAAGCGACCCGCCTGGCCACGGTCATCGCCGGCAAGGCCCCGTTGGCCGTCGCCGCCGCCAAGCGAGCGATCGTCGAAGGCGCCGACCTGGGACTCGACGCCGCGCTCGCGCTCGAAGCCTTCCTGTTCGGCCAGACCGTCGCGACGCAGGACTTCCGGGAAGGCTCGCGCGCCTTCCTCGACAAGCGCCCCGCCACGTTCACCGGGAACTAG
- a CDS encoding type II toxin-antitoxin system HicB family antitoxin, producing MSARAYRVILEPDGDTLRCIIPAFPGIFTFGTDREDALRMAADAIALEIEHATECGLPVPEPDADTPMLIERVAVEPAA from the coding sequence ATGTCGGCGCGCGCGTATCGCGTGATCTTGGAGCCGGACGGAGACACGCTCCGCTGCATCATCCCGGCCTTCCCGGGCATCTTCACCTTCGGTACCGATCGTGAGGATGCGTTGCGCATGGCCGCCGACGCCATCGCCCTCGAAATCGAGCACGCGACCGAGTGTGGCCTCCCCGTCCCGGAACCCGACGCGGACACGCCGATGCTCATCGAACGCGTCGCCGTCGAACCCGCCGCCTAA
- a CDS encoding TlpA disulfide reductase family protein, producing MPQPPRRWLARGLDVLAALIVLAAALRFVVLPRLHPAPTQAPPVSLATLDGGRFDLTHARGQVVFLDFWATWCDPCRASIPLVQHFRRTHPGVRVVSVDVGEPNGVVRPFAHRFAMAAVALDPDQTVAHAFGVEGYPTLVAIDPSGRIRARWIGYDPDIERAMATVTARLTPVRTTASR from the coding sequence GTGCCGCAGCCGCCGCGCCGGTGGCTGGCGCGCGGGCTCGACGTCCTGGCTGCGTTGATCGTCCTCGCGGCCGCCCTGCGCTTCGTCGTCCTCCCCCGCCTGCATCCCGCGCCGACGCAGGCACCGCCGGTCTCGCTGGCGACGCTCGACGGCGGCCGCTTCGACCTCACCCACGCGCGCGGCCAGGTCGTGTTCCTCGACTTCTGGGCGACCTGGTGCGACCCGTGCCGCGCCTCGATTCCGCTCGTGCAGCACTTCCGGCGCACGCACCCGGGCGTGCGGGTCGTCTCGGTCGACGTCGGCGAGCCGAACGGCGTGGTCCGCCCGTTCGCGCACCGTTTTGCGATGGCGGCGGTTGCCCTGGACCCCGATCAGACCGTCGCCCACGCCTTCGGCGTCGAAGGCTACCCGACGCTGGTCGCGATCGACCCGAGCGGCCGCATCCGTGCCCGCTGGATCGGCTACGACCCCGACATCGAGCGGGCCATGGCGACCGTCACCGCCCGCCTGACCCCCGTCCGCACCACCGCCAGCCGCTGA
- a CDS encoding DUF2249 domain-containing protein, with translation MPTTRAPAVTIDARTLPAQNRSARIFDAFDKLALGGVLELHEESDPRALRNEFQQQRPGRFSWDARNLGSGRWTIRVERIDERADAATFLSHTPPFANAKQSTIAELAAVATERQYRTGETIFDEGELWPYLGFVRSGKVVYTLLSPDGKTHSLGERLTHDPINESGTFDGGGATTRAEALTDCTLVLVPSEAVLHAVRNDSELALGFLAAASQARRRSIDTIADLAFAHVLQRVAKFLMSYAPATVGMASGLPGVENLSQAQIAAAAGTVRDMAARALIRLKNAHAVELDRGRVRAIDRARLEAFAHGVQAPPV, from the coding sequence ATGCCAACGACCCGCGCGCCGGCGGTTACGATCGATGCCCGCACGCTGCCCGCCCAGAACCGCAGTGCCCGGATCTTCGACGCCTTCGACAAGCTCGCGCTGGGCGGCGTCCTCGAGCTGCACGAGGAGAGCGACCCGCGGGCGCTGCGCAACGAGTTCCAGCAGCAGCGCCCCGGCCGCTTCTCGTGGGATGCCCGCAATCTGGGCAGCGGGCGCTGGACGATTCGGGTCGAGCGGATCGACGAGCGCGCCGACGCCGCGACCTTCCTCTCGCACACGCCGCCGTTCGCGAACGCGAAGCAGTCGACGATCGCCGAGCTGGCCGCCGTCGCGACCGAGCGCCAATACCGCACCGGCGAAACGATCTTCGACGAGGGCGAGCTGTGGCCGTACCTCGGGTTCGTGCGCAGCGGCAAGGTCGTCTACACGCTGCTCTCGCCCGACGGCAAGACGCACTCGCTCGGTGAGCGGCTGACGCACGACCCGATCAACGAGTCGGGGACGTTCGACGGCGGCGGCGCGACGACGCGCGCCGAGGCACTGACGGACTGCACGCTGGTGCTGGTGCCCTCCGAGGCCGTGCTGCACGCCGTACGCAACGACAGCGAGCTCGCACTGGGCTTCCTCGCCGCCGCCTCGCAGGCGCGCCGCCGCTCGATCGACACGATCGCCGACCTGGCGTTCGCGCACGTGCTGCAGCGGGTCGCGAAGTTCTTGATGTCCTACGCGCCGGCGACGGTCGGGATGGCGTCCGGTCTGCCGGGCGTCGAAAACCTCTCGCAGGCGCAGATCGCGGCGGCCGCGGGCACCGTGCGCGACATGGCTGCCCGCGCCCTCATCCGCCTGAAGAACGCCCACGCGGTGGAGCTCGATCGCGGCCGCGTCCGCGCCATCGATCGCGCGCGGCTCGAAGCCTTCGCCCACGGCGTGCAAGCGCCGC